GTCTCGATTCCGAGCTGCAGCGCAAGCTTCGCTACTGCGGTTACATGCACATTGCTGCGCCGCCGCGCTCTCGGGAGGAGATTCTCCGGGACCGCGGGCTCGACCCCAGCATGAAGACCGTGCTCGTGTCGGTCGGAGGCGGGGAGGACGGAGCCCGCGTGCTGGACGCGTACCTGGACGCGGTCGACCTGCGGCAAGCGACCTGGCAAAGCGTGATCGTATCCGGGCCGGAGCTGCCGGAGCAGGACTTTTGGCGCGTCCGCCAGCGAGCCCGCAAGCACGCAAACGTGTATCTCTCGCGCTTCCGGGACGATATCCTGAGCATGATGAAGGCCTGCGATCTGACGGTTTCGATGGCAGGCTACAACACCCTGTGCGAGGCCCTTTCGATGGGCAAGCCCATCGTGGTCGTGCCGCGTGCGGGACCCACACGGGAACAGCGGCTACGCGCACAGCTCATGGCCGGGCTCGGTTGGCTGGATGCGGTCGCGCCTGACGTCAGCGGGCCGGAGCTATTCGAGGCCGTGAAGCGGCGGATCGAGTGCGGCGTGCCGGATCATGCCGGATCGAACGATCGAACCTCGAGCTGCGTGGCTCCAATCAACGGTGCCGTGGTGAGCGGTGCCGTGGTGAACGGCGCAGTGGTGAACAGCGCAGTGGTGAACAGCGCAGTGGTGAACGGCGCAGTGGTGAACGGCGCGGCCACGCACCCGGTGATACGGCACGATTTCGCGGATTCGTACAGGTTGCTTATACGTGAGCTCTTTGAGTAACGCAGCGGGATTCCCAAGGAATTCCGGCAGGCCCAGGGTGATGCTGTACTGCCAGTACCTGTCGGGTATGGGCCACCTGATACGCAGCGCGGAGATTGCGCGGGCACTGGCGCGCCGCTCGGAGGTTCACTTTGTCAACGGGGGCCCACCGATCGCCGGATTTCGGCTTCCCGATGGCGTGCACCGCGTGTCACTGCCGCCGGTCTGGTTGGAGGACGGCAGGCTGCGTGCTGACGGCGGCCGCGAGATCGAGCGTGTCAAGCAGACGCGCAGGCGCTGTCTCTTTGCTGCGTTCGATCGCGTGCAACCCGACTGCGTGATCACGGAGTTCTTCCCCTTTGGTCGAGCGCTCCTGAGCTTCGAGCTATCGCCCTGGATGGCCCATATCAGGCGCCGGCGGCCGTCCTCGCTGATCGCCAGCAGCGTGCGCGAGACCATCGGTACGGACAATCTAGTCGAGCAGGCCCCGGGGATCGCGAGCCGGCTCA
This genomic stretch from Pseudomonadota bacterium harbors:
- a CDS encoding glycosyltransferase; this translates as MRRSARPWPRRVVVYCHDLFGMGNLRRMLRLSRHLLDANEDIHVLVLSGNPAIHRFDLPERLEYVKLPCLTRGMSGNVSSKRLPALTSEMIRLRAAMILSATKTMEPDLLLVDKKPRGACNELDSALRYLDQQELDQQERICPRVLVLRDILDEPEITRKAWKRGDYYKLLRDSFDRILVVGERHVFDVAEAYGLDSELQRKLRYCGYMHIAAPPRSREEILRDRGLDPSMKTVLVSVGGGEDGARVLDAYLDAVDLRQATWQSVIVSGPELPEQDFWRVRQRARKHANVYLSRFRDDILSMMKACDLTVSMAGYNTLCEALSMGKPIVVVPRAGPTREQRLRAQLMAGLGWLDAVAPDVSGPELFEAVKRRIECGVPDHAGSNDRTSSCVAPINGAVVSGAVVNGAVVNSAVVNSAVVNGAVVNGAATHPVIRHDFADSYRLLIRELFE